In Candidatus Berkelbacteria bacterium, the following are encoded in one genomic region:
- a CDS encoding glycine--tRNA ligase: MQEFVAWAKRRGVIWPSSEIYGGLSNSYDYGPVGVEMKNKLRNFWWRTMVAERDDIVGIDSPIILNPQVWEAAGHTENFTDPLVEDLVTHKRYRADHLEDPSKSPEGNPVSEPRQFNLMFKTSIGPVEEEASVAYLRPETCQGIFINFKQVLEASRKKIPFGIAQIGKSFRNEITPGNFTYRTREFEQMEMEFFVREDEAEEWFDKWVYARLQWYVELGVSKENLRLYKHPKSALSHYSKATTDIEYKYPWGWGELEGIANRGDYDLTAHQKHSGKDMSVFDEETKEKFIPWVIEPAAGLDRALLVVLLDAWQNFEKGRNDAGELETVLSINQNLAAYDAAVLPLVKKEPLLKFAAELVTKLRAEGKNVFYDESGSIGRRYRRQDEIGTPVCYTVDFESVEGKTKGTVTARDRDTMKQERTTP; encoded by the coding sequence ATGCAGGAATTTGTGGCCTGGGCTAAACGCCGGGGCGTCATTTGGCCTTCGAGCGAAATATACGGCGGCCTGTCGAATTCCTATGACTACGGCCCAGTCGGTGTTGAGATGAAAAATAAGCTGCGTAATTTTTGGTGGCGCACAATGGTTGCCGAACGCGATGATATTGTCGGTATTGATTCACCGATAATCCTTAACCCCCAAGTCTGGGAAGCGGCTGGGCATACGGAGAACTTTACTGACCCGCTCGTCGAAGATCTAGTAACCCATAAACGATATCGAGCCGACCACCTAGAAGATCCGTCCAAAAGCCCGGAGGGTAATCCAGTTAGTGAGCCACGCCAGTTTAATTTAATGTTTAAAACCTCAATCGGCCCGGTAGAGGAGGAAGCATCCGTCGCCTACTTACGGCCTGAAACTTGCCAGGGCATTTTTATCAATTTCAAACAAGTTCTAGAAGCCTCTCGAAAAAAAATACCCTTTGGGATCGCGCAAATCGGCAAAAGCTTCCGTAACGAAATTACACCGGGTAATTTTACGTACCGCACTCGGGAGTTCGAGCAGATGGAGATGGAGTTTTTTGTCCGTGAAGACGAGGCCGAGGAATGGTTTGATAAATGGGTTTATGCGCGGCTGCAGTGGTATGTTGAGCTCGGTGTCAGCAAGGAAAACTTGCGACTATATAAACACCCAAAATCGGCGTTATCGCACTATTCAAAAGCCACAACAGACATTGAGTATAAGTACCCCTGGGGTTGGGGCGAGCTAGAAGGAATCGCCAATCGCGGCGACTACGATTTAACTGCGCACCAGAAACATTCCGGTAAAGACATGTCGGTTTTCGATGAAGAGACAAAAGAAAAATTCATCCCCTGGGTGATCGAACCAGCCGCCGGGTTGGATCGGGCATTGCTTGTGGTTTTGCTTGACGCTTGGCAGAACTTTGAAAAAGGCCGTAACGATGCTGGCGAGTTGGAGACAGTATTATCAATTAACCAAAACCTTGCTGCGTACGATGCGGCTGTTTTGCCACTTGTTAAAAAGGAACCGTTGTTAAAATTTGCGGCCGAACTCGTGACTAAATTACGCGCTGAGGGAAAGAATGTTTTTTACGACGAATCCGGCTCGATCGGCCGGCGCTATCGTCGCCAAGACGAGATCGGCACCCCGGTTTGTTACACTGTCGATTTTGAGTCAGTTGAAGGTAAGACCAAGGGCACGGTTACCGCTCGCGACCGCGACACGATGAAACAAGAACGAACCACGCCCTAA
- the alr gene encoding alanine racemase, which yields MRAWLEIDLDVVRRNTAILKKKIGSNVGVIAVVKADAYGHGIETITKTLNASGVDMFAVISLEEALKVKRNSRKPVLILNYLNSQETSEAIEHGFALTLYDKEMIPQIERAAQRLGRQAKVHLKVETGLNRLGVAIEDAVDFLISQRHFPHISVEAVFSHLADATDYQLNLEQLRRLQDVILRTQDKIEILPFHLVSSYALDNFQEGYLDAVRVGLAFYGTDGVIDGLEPCLTYKTVVAQVKSIDEGEGVSYNHLWVAKRDSDIAVLSAGYAEGFTQALTGKAEALINGYRVPIIGKIAMNLCVADVTGLPIKRSDEVVLIGSQKNATGQTETINVTELAKSSGLRHHEIVTRIGTAVPRKYLGE from the coding sequence ATGCGGGCTTGGCTTGAGATTGACCTCGACGTTGTGCGTCGAAACACCGCGATTCTTAAGAAGAAAATTGGTTCGAACGTCGGCGTAATCGCCGTCGTTAAAGCTGACGCATACGGCCACGGAATTGAGACGATCACTAAAACCTTAAACGCGTCGGGCGTCGATATGTTTGCGGTAATTTCACTCGAGGAAGCCTTGAAGGTTAAGCGGAATAGTCGCAAACCGGTTCTGATTCTGAATTACCTCAACAGCCAAGAAACGTCCGAGGCTATCGAGCACGGCTTTGCTTTGACGCTTTACGACAAAGAGATGATCCCGCAAATTGAACGAGCAGCGCAACGGCTCGGACGTCAAGCCAAGGTTCACCTGAAGGTTGAAACCGGACTCAATCGACTAGGGGTAGCGATTGAAGACGCCGTCGATTTTTTAATAAGCCAACGACACTTCCCACACATTAGTGTCGAGGCAGTTTTCTCGCATCTAGCTGACGCGACCGACTATCAGCTAAACCTCGAGCAGCTGCGGCGTCTTCAGGACGTGATTTTGCGGACCCAGGATAAAATTGAGATTTTACCGTTTCACCTCGTCTCAAGTTATGCCCTCGATAATTTTCAGGAGGGATATCTCGATGCCGTACGAGTTGGGCTAGCGTTTTATGGCACAGACGGTGTGATAGATGGTCTCGAGCCTTGCCTTACTTACAAGACGGTGGTGGCGCAAGTTAAATCGATTGATGAGGGCGAGGGCGTCAGTTACAACCACCTTTGGGTAGCGAAACGTGACTCAGATATTGCCGTCTTGTCCGCGGGGTACGCCGAAGGCTTCACTCAGGCTCTGACCGGCAAGGCAGAGGCACTAATCAACGGCTATCGCGTGCCGATTATCGGTAAGATCGCTATGAACCTCTGCGTAGCCGATGTTACAGGGTTGCCAATTAAACGAAGTGATGAGGTGGTTTTAATTGGCTCTCAGAAGAACGCAACGGGTCAGACTGAAACAATCAACGTGACAGAACTTGCCAAGTCCTCAGGCCTTCGTCATCATGAAATTGTTACTCGAATCGGCACCGCCGTCCCACGGAAGTATTTGGGCGAGTAG
- the recO gene encoding DNA repair protein RecO has product MRKTLGLVLKKQNIGETDRILTIFSPDLGKKRVVVKAVRRPTSKLAGHLDTFMLSQLMLTDHDELPRVTSAVLAEPFEPIRDSLELTQKAFHISKIVERVTLEDVSQRAIFQLTLDAFARLSQGWQWPPIWLYFLNELVNELGLGPNDFACQKCGKKLSEAATWLYDERRLVCETCTPEIADSIQLEKNSVKLLVLLRKSSFMSIHTIKIPDSVAKQIEELLLREITQWFNKPWSTYAGLA; this is encoded by the coding sequence ATGCGTAAAACCCTGGGCTTAGTATTGAAAAAGCAGAATATCGGCGAGACCGATCGCATTTTGACGATCTTCTCGCCTGATTTAGGCAAGAAGCGAGTTGTCGTGAAAGCCGTCCGTCGGCCAACAAGTAAACTTGCGGGACACCTCGATACCTTCATGCTCTCGCAATTAATGCTGACCGATCACGACGAATTGCCCCGTGTAACTAGCGCCGTCCTCGCGGAGCCATTTGAACCAATCCGAGACTCGCTGGAGCTAACGCAAAAAGCATTTCATATCTCCAAAATTGTCGAAAGGGTAACTCTTGAGGATGTAAGCCAGCGGGCGATATTTCAGCTTACTTTAGACGCGTTTGCCCGACTTAGTCAGGGTTGGCAATGGCCGCCGATATGGCTTTATTTTTTGAACGAACTCGTTAACGAACTCGGCTTGGGCCCGAATGACTTTGCTTGCCAAAAATGCGGTAAAAAATTATCTGAAGCAGCGACCTGGCTGTACGATGAGCGACGTCTGGTCTGCGAGACATGTACGCCGGAAATCGCCGATAGTATTCAACTAGAGAAAAACTCAGTAAAATTGCTGGTGCTTTTAAGAAAGAGCAGTTTTATGTCAATTCACACAATCAAAATTCCAGACTCAGTCGCCAAGCAAATCGAAGAACTATTACTACGGGAAATTACCCAGTGGTTTAACAAACCTTGGAGCACATATGCGGGCTTGGCTTGA
- a CDS encoding dUTP diphosphatase, translating into MEVEICRIDPEAHLPEYKTAGAACFDLETIEEKTLAPGEIANLRTGLVMRVPSGYVLILQPRSSSPRHGYHMPHGVGIVDSDYSGPDDELFLQVRNFTDTPISIEKHQRMAQGYIAPLPKIEWKEISRDALGQKSRGGFGSTGKK; encoded by the coding sequence ATGGAAGTTGAAATTTGTCGGATTGATCCAGAGGCACACCTACCCGAGTATAAAACCGCCGGCGCTGCTTGTTTTGACCTCGAAACAATCGAGGAGAAAACTTTAGCCCCAGGAGAGATTGCCAATCTAAGGACTGGTCTGGTTATGCGCGTTCCGTCGGGCTACGTTCTGATCTTACAGCCACGCTCCAGCTCACCGCGTCATGGCTATCATATGCCGCACGGCGTGGGCATTGTTGACTCTGACTACTCGGGTCCGGATGATGAGCTATTTCTTCAGGTCAGGAACTTTACCGACACGCCAATTTCGATTGAAAAGCATCAAAGAATGGCTCAAGGCTATATTGCGCCGTTACCGAAGATTGAATGGAAGGAAATCTCGCGCGACGCGCTCGGCCAAAAATCGCGGGGCGGTTTCGGCTCGACCGGAAAGAAGTAA
- the mutM gene encoding bifunctional DNA-formamidopyrimidine glycosylase/DNA-(apurinic or apyrimidinic site) lyase yields the protein MPELPEVETVKRSLDKAIKGQTIKDIEVRDYKIFRGKRHDVIGAKINEIERRAKTLIWRLSNGKFLLFHLKMTGQMLYDSDDHKQIAGGGHPDAEYLQKPPHKHTYIIFTLDKGHLYFNDLRKFGWIKVLDDDTLKQEVAKYGPEVDWPEFSFQFFTEKLKLRPRMKIKTMLMDQSFISGIGNIYSDEILFKAKILPTRPVKDLSEPELRAIYDHIKPVLELAIEHGGTTLKDYRKLDGSIGDFLQHANVYHRHGQPCKVCSTKIERIVVNGRSAHFCPNCQK from the coding sequence ATGCCGGAACTACCAGAAGTCGAAACAGTTAAACGCAGTCTAGACAAGGCGATTAAAGGCCAAACTATCAAAGATATCGAAGTTCGTGACTACAAGATTTTTCGCGGCAAACGTCACGATGTAATCGGTGCGAAAATCAACGAGATCGAGCGGCGGGCTAAGACGCTTATTTGGCGCCTTTCTAACGGTAAATTCCTACTTTTTCATCTAAAAATGACGGGCCAGATGCTTTACGATTCTGATGATCACAAACAAATTGCCGGCGGGGGCCACCCAGATGCAGAATATTTACAGAAACCGCCGCATAAACACACCTATATTATCTTCACGCTCGATAAGGGTCACCTCTACTTTAACGACCTGCGGAAATTCGGCTGGATCAAGGTATTAGACGACGACACCTTAAAACAAGAGGTCGCAAAATATGGCCCGGAAGTTGATTGGCCCGAATTTAGCTTTCAATTTTTCACAGAAAAATTGAAGTTGAGGCCGAGAATGAAGATAAAAACCATGCTCATGGACCAGTCGTTTATTTCCGGCATCGGCAATATCTATTCTGACGAGATACTTTTTAAAGCGAAAATCCTCCCGACCCGACCGGTAAAAGACCTGTCCGAGCCAGAGTTACGAGCTATTTACGATCATATTAAACCAGTGCTCGAGTTAGCGATTGAGCACGGCGGCACCACGCTAAAAGATTACCGAAAGCTCGACGGGTCTATCGGCGACTTTTTGCAGCACGCTAACGTCTACCACCGGCACGGGCAGCCTTGCAAAGTTTGTAGCACAAAAATCGAACGCATAGTTGTCAACGGCCGTTCCGCGCATTTCTGCCCAAATTGCCAGAAATAG
- a CDS encoding NUDIX domain-containing protein — protein MENKFLHEVAITAIIIRDDRYLILRRSKNKKRFPGMWTVPGGRLEAKDYLALPRDTEAYWYNVLERTLAREVKEEVGIEISEVEYLTSLARVHEDGSPSIVLSCVATYVSGEIELQKRRV, from the coding sequence ATGGAGAATAAATTTCTGCACGAAGTCGCCATAACAGCCATTATTATTCGTGATGATAGATATCTGATCCTCCGACGCTCAAAAAATAAGAAACGTTTTCCAGGAATGTGGACGGTGCCCGGTGGACGGCTCGAAGCTAAAGATTACCTCGCACTACCCAGAGATACGGAGGCTTATTGGTACAACGTCTTGGAGCGCACGTTAGCCCGCGAGGTCAAAGAGGAGGTTGGTATCGAAATCAGTGAAGTAGAGTACCTGACTAGTTTAGCGCGCGTTCATGAGGACGGTTCGCCGTCAATCGTCCTAAGCTGCGTGGCTACTTACGTTTCCGGAGAAATCGAGTTACAAAAAAGAAGAGTCTGA
- the purL gene encoding phosphoribosylformylglycinamidine synthase: protein MKRFYRTPALTAQGTETLVDRARRQLGLNINSIHTEYCYYVKLSAPLSPQQEARLVWLLGETFEPDQFGQKTFLDERDGIIEVGPRLNFETPFSSSAVEICHKCGLNQVVRLERSRRYQPLIATGYRLTSQQWETLAGSLHDRMTEQRYEVPLDSLEHDMLPEPMRVIPLLQGGIDVLRYENKQLGLGMDDDQDLALCLNLFVEVLERDPTNVELMQIAQANSEHCRHWFFKGRLVVDDVEQPESLMEIVRTPWIRSPGNSLIAFHDDSSAIKVSSGVWTLVSTRPGEPVAFDTTHRNLHPTLTAETHNMPSGKAPYPGAATGTGGRIRDNLSVGRAGIMGVAGAAYCVGNLQIPGFEQPWEMGSWAHPDEWASPLDILIRASDGASDYGNCFGEPVIYGFTRTAGLEVGGEWRSWTKPVMYTVGAGQIDERHVEKGIPQKGMFLVQLGGPAYRIGLGGGAASSMIQGENRAELDFNAVQRGNPEMEQRMWRVVQTCSELGEKNPIVSIHDLGAGGDCNALPELVVPAGARIELRHLPIGDTSLSVAEIWANESQEREALLATEDGLTALQVICEREGVPMAIVGQVTGDGLLILHDESDGTTPVALPLDLVLEKLPQKTFNLTRVKAVREPLRLPDNLTVEEALVRVLLLPAVASKRFLTTKVDRCVTGLVAQQQCIGPMHVTLADCAVMAQSHFETSGVVLSLGEQPMKGLISPAAMARLTVAEALLNMVGVPITKMQDIRCSANWMWAPKLIGEGAWLLEAAQALRDILVECGMAIDGGKDSLSMAAKMKAQDGSEHVVKAPGELVVANYAPTSDVTRKVNAAVPEGSELIYIDLGKGKNRLGGSALAQVYGQVGDESPDVDDLELLKKTFTVVQTLVRKGAVNSVHDRSDGGLIVTLLEMAFAGCTGLDISLRSDADPLSLLFSEEPGLILGCSKEKVVSVRRRLWTEDVPFREIGKATSDLSVQIQVNNDTVLTSEMLTLRGQWERTSTELEKLQADPAHAEAEHRVLATQVAIPAYHLTFDPWKQFRIKARTGTEPRVAILREQGSNSDREMAAAFFKGGFTPFDVTMNDLLAGRISLRDFRGVAFVGGFSFGDVLDAGKGWAGVIRFNSRLAEEFQRFYEQPDTFSLGVCNGCQLMALLGWVPGPSFGLTEDAQPRFIHNASAGASRQFESRFSTVKILPSPAIMLKDMEGSRLGIWVAHGEGRLHVPQEETLQRILDENLAPVRFSYPQGGIADGSVESYPFNPNGSPAGIAALCSPNGRHLAIMPHPERTLEWWNWPWLPSDLVSREGPWLELFQNARNWCDNN from the coding sequence ATGAAAAGATTCTACCGAACTCCTGCGCTGACAGCGCAAGGAACTGAAACCCTCGTCGACCGTGCGCGCAGACAGCTTGGACTCAACATCAACAGCATTCACACGGAGTACTGCTATTACGTCAAGCTGAGCGCGCCGCTCTCGCCTCAACAAGAGGCACGCCTTGTCTGGCTTCTCGGTGAGACGTTCGAGCCCGATCAGTTTGGGCAGAAAACGTTTCTCGATGAGCGTGATGGGATTATCGAAGTTGGGCCTCGGCTGAACTTCGAAACGCCTTTTTCGTCGTCGGCCGTGGAGATTTGTCACAAGTGCGGATTGAATCAGGTGGTGCGGCTTGAACGCTCGCGCCGCTATCAACCGCTCATAGCCACCGGATATCGGCTAACCTCTCAGCAATGGGAGACTCTCGCTGGATCCCTCCACGATCGCATGACGGAGCAGCGCTATGAGGTGCCGCTCGACAGCCTGGAGCACGATATGCTTCCTGAACCAATGCGCGTCATCCCCCTTCTACAGGGTGGAATAGATGTACTGCGGTACGAGAACAAGCAGCTTGGGCTTGGGATGGACGACGACCAAGATTTGGCGCTCTGTTTGAACCTTTTCGTAGAGGTGCTAGAGCGCGATCCAACAAACGTGGAGCTTATGCAGATCGCGCAAGCGAACTCTGAGCACTGCCGTCACTGGTTCTTCAAGGGTCGGTTAGTGGTAGATGATGTGGAGCAGCCAGAGAGTCTGATGGAGATCGTTAGAACTCCATGGATACGCTCTCCGGGCAATTCGCTCATCGCCTTTCACGATGACAGTTCGGCTATCAAGGTTTCCTCGGGAGTATGGACCCTTGTGTCCACTCGTCCGGGGGAGCCGGTGGCTTTCGACACCACTCACCGCAACCTGCATCCAACGCTTACCGCTGAAACGCACAATATGCCGTCTGGCAAAGCTCCGTACCCCGGGGCAGCTACCGGAACAGGTGGTCGCATTCGTGACAACCTATCCGTTGGCAGGGCCGGAATAATGGGCGTAGCTGGTGCTGCATACTGCGTAGGCAATCTCCAAATCCCTGGCTTTGAACAGCCGTGGGAAATGGGGAGCTGGGCGCATCCGGATGAGTGGGCTTCACCGCTCGACATCCTCATTCGGGCAAGCGACGGTGCATCCGACTACGGAAACTGTTTCGGCGAACCCGTGATCTACGGGTTTACACGAACGGCGGGGTTGGAAGTTGGCGGAGAGTGGCGGAGCTGGACAAAGCCGGTGATGTACACCGTTGGTGCTGGTCAGATTGACGAGCGTCACGTCGAAAAGGGAATCCCCCAAAAGGGAATGTTCCTTGTGCAGCTCGGTGGCCCGGCGTATCGGATCGGTCTTGGTGGTGGAGCAGCAAGCTCCATGATCCAAGGCGAGAATCGTGCGGAGCTCGATTTTAACGCTGTTCAGCGCGGTAACCCCGAAATGGAGCAGCGAATGTGGCGGGTCGTACAGACCTGTAGCGAGCTTGGCGAAAAGAATCCGATCGTGTCAATTCACGACCTAGGTGCTGGCGGTGACTGCAATGCTCTCCCGGAGCTGGTAGTTCCGGCGGGTGCACGGATTGAGCTGCGGCACCTTCCAATAGGCGACACAAGCCTTTCGGTGGCAGAGATCTGGGCGAACGAGAGCCAAGAGCGTGAAGCGTTACTGGCTACAGAAGATGGTCTGACGGCCCTCCAAGTAATCTGTGAACGCGAAGGCGTTCCTATGGCGATTGTGGGGCAAGTGACCGGCGACGGTTTGTTGATCCTGCACGATGAGAGCGACGGCACCACGCCGGTAGCTCTGCCTTTGGACCTCGTCCTGGAGAAGCTCCCCCAGAAAACCTTCAACCTCACACGAGTCAAAGCCGTTCGTGAGCCACTTCGGCTCCCGGACAACCTGACTGTGGAAGAGGCGCTGGTGCGAGTGCTACTGCTCCCAGCAGTGGCCTCGAAGCGGTTCCTCACGACTAAAGTAGATCGGTGCGTGACGGGTTTAGTGGCTCAGCAGCAATGCATCGGGCCAATGCATGTCACGCTCGCCGACTGCGCCGTGATGGCGCAAAGTCATTTCGAAACCAGCGGTGTCGTTCTGAGCCTCGGGGAACAGCCCATGAAAGGGCTAATCTCTCCGGCGGCCATGGCGCGCCTAACGGTAGCGGAAGCCTTGCTAAACATGGTCGGCGTGCCGATCACGAAAATGCAGGACATTCGCTGTTCGGCGAACTGGATGTGGGCTCCCAAGCTCATAGGTGAAGGCGCGTGGCTTCTCGAAGCAGCGCAAGCCCTTCGCGACATCCTTGTCGAATGCGGAATGGCTATCGATGGCGGCAAGGACAGTCTGTCTATGGCCGCCAAGATGAAAGCCCAGGATGGCTCCGAGCACGTGGTTAAGGCGCCAGGCGAACTCGTAGTAGCAAACTACGCGCCGACGTCTGACGTCACGCGCAAAGTAAACGCCGCGGTTCCTGAAGGTTCAGAGCTCATCTACATTGACCTTGGTAAAGGAAAGAATCGCCTCGGCGGTTCGGCCCTCGCTCAAGTCTATGGTCAGGTGGGTGACGAATCGCCGGACGTAGATGACCTGGAGTTACTCAAGAAGACGTTCACCGTGGTTCAGACACTCGTTCGAAAAGGAGCGGTGAACTCGGTACACGACCGGAGTGATGGCGGACTGATCGTAACTTTGCTCGAGATGGCCTTCGCCGGTTGTACCGGCCTGGACATTTCGCTGCGGAGTGACGCAGACCCCCTGTCGCTACTCTTTAGTGAGGAGCCAGGCCTCATCCTCGGCTGCTCCAAGGAAAAAGTAGTGAGCGTAAGGAGGCGGTTGTGGACTGAGGACGTGCCTTTCCGAGAAATTGGCAAGGCGACGTCTGACCTTTCTGTTCAGATTCAGGTCAACAACGACACGGTGCTAACTAGCGAGATGCTGACCCTTAGGGGGCAGTGGGAACGAACGAGCACTGAGCTGGAGAAGCTACAAGCTGACCCGGCTCACGCGGAAGCTGAGCATAGGGTTCTGGCCACTCAAGTGGCTATACCGGCTTACCACCTAACCTTTGATCCTTGGAAGCAATTCCGGATTAAGGCAAGGACTGGCACCGAACCGCGAGTGGCTATTCTACGCGAGCAGGGAAGTAACAGCGATCGTGAAATGGCCGCGGCCTTCTTCAAAGGCGGTTTCACCCCCTTCGACGTGACGATGAACGATCTGCTTGCAGGTCGCATTTCGCTTCGAGATTTCCGGGGTGTGGCGTTCGTCGGGGGATTCTCCTTCGGCGACGTTCTTGACGCCGGAAAGGGATGGGCTGGAGTGATTCGCTTTAACTCCCGGCTTGCCGAGGAGTTTCAGAGGTTCTATGAGCAGCCAGACACTTTCTCGCTAGGAGTATGTAACGGCTGCCAGTTGATGGCACTTTTGGGCTGGGTCCCTGGTCCAAGCTTCGGTCTCACCGAAGACGCACAGCCGAGGTTCATCCACAACGCTTCGGCGGGTGCGAGTAGGCAGTTCGAGAGTCGGTTCTCGACGGTGAAGATCCTGCCCAGTCCGGCCATTATGTTGAAAGACATGGAGGGTTCCAGGCTAGGAATCTGGGTTGCCCATGGAGAGGGACGATTACACGTTCCTCAAGAGGAAACGCTCCAGCGAATCCTCGATGAGAATCTGGCACCCGTCAGGTTCTCCTACCCTCAAGGGGGCATCGCGGATGGTTCGGTGGAAAGTTACCCATTCAACCCGAATGGAAGCCCTGCCGGTATCGCCGCGCTATGCTCACCAAATGGTCGCCACTTGGCGATCATGCCGCACCCTGAGCGGACGTTGGAATGGTGGAATTGGCCCTGGTTGCCTTCCGACCTCGTGTCTAGGGAAGGCCCTTGGCTTGAGTTATTCCAAAACGCCCGTAACTGGTGCGACAACAACTGA
- a CDS encoding L,D-transpeptidase has product MFATLLAVLAIGGLSATDAQDKFIVVDLKDQTMTCFEGLEAVMQFSVSTARPGKKTPTGTFFIHDKRTRGKALPKYGGGTLYYPQRLVGHILIHGYHSVPAYPASNGCIRMHIADAKKLYTWTDPGTRVQIEKDVLDCLL; this is encoded by the coding sequence GTGTTTGCAACTTTACTCGCTGTTCTTGCTATTGGCGGCCTCTCGGCTACTGATGCGCAGGACAAATTCATCGTCGTCGACCTGAAAGACCAGACTATGACCTGTTTCGAAGGACTCGAAGCAGTGATGCAGTTCTCGGTCTCGACTGCTCGTCCTGGGAAGAAGACGCCAACAGGCACCTTCTTTATCCACGACAAGCGAACCCGGGGCAAAGCCTTGCCCAAGTACGGCGGTGGAACGCTCTACTACCCACAACGGCTCGTCGGTCACATCCTGATACACGGCTACCACAGCGTTCCGGCATACCCAGCCTCAAACGGCTGCATCCGAATGCACATCGCGGACGCGAAGAAGCTGTATACATGGACTGACCCGGGCACCCGCGTCCAGATCGAGAAGGACGTACTGGACTGCCTGCTCTAG
- the murB gene encoding UDP-N-acetylmuramate dehydrogenase, translated as MALRLEEDVLLKNYCTFKVGGQAKHFVKVETEADLREALQLVAKEHWPLFILAHGSNVIFPDEGWPGLVILIGIKELKIEGQSLRAGAANMMNELVDASISNGLAGLEWAGGLPGTFGGAIRGNAGAFRGEMKDVIASVRSIETTTGREIERKNDGAMFGYRDSIYKRHSEVIVSAAVELRQGDQAELRATADKWIAFRQDRHPLEFPNVGSIFKNTPIGRVPENWMAHFHDFIKNDPFPIIPTGKIIDDAELKGFKIGQAQVSEKHANYIVNLGGATSKDILGLIDHVKQVVRDKFQIELDVEPEVVSSKE; from the coding sequence ATGGCGCTAAGACTCGAAGAAGATGTCCTCCTAAAGAACTACTGTACTTTCAAGGTTGGCGGCCAAGCCAAGCATTTCGTTAAAGTCGAAACTGAAGCTGATTTGCGAGAAGCGCTGCAACTTGTCGCTAAAGAACACTGGCCCCTGTTTATTCTTGCCCACGGCAGTAACGTTATTTTTCCAGACGAGGGTTGGCCGGGGTTAGTAATTTTAATCGGCATAAAAGAACTCAAAATCGAAGGTCAGTCGCTAAGAGCCGGCGCCGCAAATATGATGAACGAATTGGTTGACGCGTCGATAAGCAATGGCTTAGCTGGCCTAGAATGGGCGGGCGGTTTGCCCGGTACTTTCGGCGGCGCCATCCGTGGCAATGCCGGGGCATTTCGCGGGGAGATGAAAGACGTTATCGCGAGCGTTAGAAGTATTGAGACTACCACGGGACGAGAAATCGAGCGCAAAAATGACGGGGCGATGTTTGGCTACCGCGACAGTATCTATAAACGTCACTCAGAGGTAATCGTTTCCGCTGCCGTTGAACTGAGGCAGGGCGATCAGGCTGAACTGCGCGCTACAGCTGACAAGTGGATCGCGTTTCGGCAAGACCGGCATCCGTTGGAGTTTCCAAATGTCGGTTCCATTTTTAAAAACACGCCAATCGGGCGAGTCCCCGAAAACTGGATGGCGCATTTTCATGATTTTATCAAAAACGACCCTTTTCCAATTATTCCCACCGGCAAAATTATCGATGACGCAGAACTGAAGGGTTTTAAGATCGGCCAGGCGCAAGTCTCCGAGAAGCATGCTAACTATATCGTCAACCTTGGTGGGGCAACGTCAAAAGATATCTTAGGACTGATTGATCACGTTAAACAGGTGGTGCGTGATAAGTTTCAGATTGAACTGGACGTTGAGCCGGAGGTAGTTTCTAGTAAAGAATAA
- a CDS encoding VTT domain-containing protein — protein sequence MIHQIVKKNSLKLPPKHVMQIVGFIFLFGIFIAVVSALIQKYVNPAEHPVVQQLLKHESTALLSYFAYTMVASVFVPIPTLPVDVVLLNIMDPVSVIVVRLAGGLAGSSINFYVARNFGRPLLKRWFSPRNFNFIEELSDNLRWQHFFIITMIPIINTELMAYAGGISHLRFRWVLGTLALALFYRVLFVFFVIHA from the coding sequence ATGATTCATCAGATAGTCAAGAAAAACTCCCTCAAACTCCCCCCGAAACATGTTATGCAAATCGTCGGCTTTATTTTTTTATTTGGCATTTTTATTGCTGTTGTTTCGGCGTTAATTCAGAAATATGTTAACCCCGCCGAGCACCCAGTTGTCCAACAGTTACTAAAACACGAGAGCACGGCTTTATTGTCGTATTTCGCCTATACGATGGTTGCTTCGGTTTTCGTGCCGATACCGACCCTGCCCGTTGACGTTGTTTTACTAAACATAATGGATCCCGTGAGCGTTATCGTCGTACGACTCGCCGGGGGCTTAGCTGGCTCAAGCATCAACTTTTACGTCGCACGAAACTTTGGCCGACCGTTATTGAAACGCTGGTTCTCACCGAGGAATTTCAATTTCATAGAAGAGCTAAGCGACAACCTGCGTTGGCAACATTTCTTCATAATCACCATGATCCCAATCATTAACACGGAGTTAATGGCCTACGCAGGAGGCATCTCGCACCTGCGTTTTCGTTGGGTCCTGGGGACGCTAGCCTTGGCGCTGTTCTACCGCGTCCTTTTTGTATTCTTCGTCATCCACGCCTAA